The following coding sequences lie in one Acropora palmata chromosome 3, jaAcrPala1.3, whole genome shotgun sequence genomic window:
- the LOC141877820 gene encoding uncharacterized protein LOC141877820, whose product MDTAAPSPLASSEEKTNGNKLSRLLIDGGTKVLKNIFDSYHPPERLAADLNANCNYRILDDLFYNRILTPHQWDKLFPPGRGSPNSNSFNITLLFLLLTNICGLKRPSSWWHAKPRSRDTSLEANLARVKFFRNVLCHITTTGVNTKTFLRQWKEISGALVNLGLDQAEIDRLKAERCGEKDYLKVLRDWADSEEDIKSQMKELRQTLTDTQRTVEEMHLTLHCSKTKLEELCQAQQLRENQTKTGQALENVQADVQEMKQTISCLEGKQKEDTVDEILQELAMSEFKGDIQHHAGRFQEGTREWIFAKVEKWLDNRKTQNRVMVISGNAGMGKTVISAVICQRMQQAGRLSGSHFCQHNNIRYKNPQLMLQSLACHLCHALPEYRKVLVETLSRNVGRELNNMGVEELFALLFKEPLSSVRDPEHNMLMVIDGLDESEFKGRNELLDVIANQFCKLPVWIRFLVTTRPEQNITEKLKLLKPFLLEPSDEMNVEDIKTLFERRLQPAVKPDNFKSIVTMLVEKSEGLMLYAYFLVLYFEENASAFQQAKFDVSLPLGISSVYHTYFKRLENELITELGIKEEKFLDLLCCLCASREPLPIDLVSKVLLPGSDSPIAKRKVLKALSSVSSLLPIRSECLHVIHKSVRDWLTDTSCYGEHDFLMDEEVGHELLGKLRAQEIDDLKARDVHKVQLTTARKYALYHGARYLLHLDENRRQPKLDELAKKYVLDLELLFARVCVNNSKATEDLFWLHDEGISSLLSEDSRSILRTLMFLLRKYHRRLISHPGVFLQAALNEGGTNLSCVAANLLRIKYPEISCMEYVLKNTQAKFVLARFFCSSRVVCLDVSRRLDYMACECVDGTLQLWSLATGKLEWTRPVKVSKRRNGALPLRSTPSRSLYRSVVFHPTENLVLPGILSHGYATDGELKPLFPQSDCIFTVCSISGDMTKMLTDFPHNEKCLVLWSLTDGSEIARFFTDEAVESFAWSPNGRLIAVSFRSRLISLIDATNGFRTLVQKEVPRMLGPIKFSSDQKALFVSLWVAKGTDSCRFNINMVDNHSFSLDLSPDDVGGAESHCDCGFLSGDVIPASGSYLYFNFLIFNFRLNKETILRFSPGMITIEMLNAHAEAIKPAVLDSVQDLIMHAISEFGTRQEGSS is encoded by the exons ATGGATACTGCAGCACCATCACCTTTGGCAAGCAGCGAAGAAAAAACTAACGGAAACAAGCTTAGTCGTCTACTGATTGATGGTGGAACAAAAgtcttgaaaaatatttttgataGTTATCACCCACCAGAACGCTTGGCTGCAGACCTGAATGCCAATTGCAATTACCGAATTCTTGATGATCTCTTTTACAACAGAATTCTGACTCCACATCAGTGGGACAAACTGTTCCCACCAGGGCGTGGTTCCCCTAACTCCAACTCTTTTAATATAACTCTGCTTTTTCTTCTGCTGACCAACATTTGTGGACTCAAACGTCCATCCTCATGGTGGCATGCCAAGCCACGCTCTAGGGACACTTCCCTTGAGGCAAACCTTGCCCGAGTGAAGTTTTTCCGTAATGTCTTGTGTCATATCACTACCACTGGCGTTAATACAAAAACTTTCTTGCGCCAGTGGAAGGAAATCAGTGGCGCTCTCGTGAACCTTGGGTTGGATCAGGCGGAAATAGATAGGTTGAAGGCGGAACGTTGCGGAGAAAAGGATTATCTTAAGGTGTTACGTGACTGGGCTGATAGTGAAGAGGACATTAAATCACAGATGAAGGAGCTGCGTCAAACACTGACTGACACACAACGAACTGTTGAGGAAATGCATCTTACCCTCCATTGTAGCAAAACAAAGCTGGAAGAATTGTGTCAGGCCCAAC AACTTCGTGAGAATCAGACCAAAACAGGCCAAGCTTTGGAAAACGTCCAAGCAGATGTGCAAGAAATGAAGCAGACAATAAGCTGTTTGGAAGGTAAACAAAAAGAGGACACAGTAGACGAGATCCTTCAAGAACTTGCAATGTCAGAGTTTAAAGGAGACATTCAGCATCACGCTGGACGATTTCAAGAAGGCACTCGTGAGTGGATCTTCGCCAAAGTTGAGAAGTGGTTGGATAACAGAAAGACTCAAAACCGTGTGATGGTTATCAGTGGAAATGCGGGGATGGGGAAAACGGTGATCTCTGCTGTAATTTGCCAAAGAATGCAACAAGCTGGGAGATTGTCAGGGAGCCACTTCTGTCAGCATAATAACATTCGTTACAAAAATCCGCAGCTCATGCTGCAATCGTTGGCGTGTCACTTGTGCCATGCCCTGCCCGAGTACAGAAAAGTTCTCGTGGAAACGCTGTCAAGAAATGTGGGCAGAGAACTCAATAACATGGGTGTGGAAGAACTGTTCGCTCTCCTTTTCAAAGAACCTTTAAGCTCTGTGAGAGATCCCGAGCACAATATGCTCATGGTAATAGACGGTTTGGATGAAAGTGAGTTTAAAGGACGCAATGAGTTGCTTGATGTAATTGCCAACCAATTTTGTAAACTACCAGTTTGGATTCGATTTCTTGTGACCACTCGTCCAGAGCAGAACATTACGGAGAAGCTGAAATTATTAAAGCCGTTTCTACTCGAACCTAGTGACGAGATGAACGTGGAAGACATAAAAACACTTTTTGAAAGGCGGCTACAACCTGCCGTAAAACCAGATAATTTCAAGTCTATCGTTACAATGCTTGTTGAAAAGTCTGAAGGACTCATGCTGTATGCTTACTTTCTTGTGTTGTATTTCGAGGAGAATGCTTCCGCCTTTCAGCAAGCAAAGTTTGATGTCAGCTTGCCTTTGGGTATCTCGTCAGTGTATCATACGTACTTCAAGCGATTGGAAAATGAACTTATTACGGAGCTTGGCatcaaagaagagaaattcctagatcttctttgttgtctttgtGCTTCAAGGGAGCCTCTGCCAATAGatttagtttctaaagttttatTACCAGGCTCGGACTCACCTATTGCAAAAAGGAAAGTTCTGAAAGCACTTAGCAGTGTTTCGTCACTTCTTCCCATTCGGAGCGAGTGTCTTCACGTAATTCATAAGTCTGTTAGAGACTGGTTGACAGATACATCCTGCTATGGGGAACACGATTTCCTCATGGACGAGGAAGTGGGCCATGAGTTACTTGGCAAACTCAGAGCCCAGGAGATTGATGATTTGAAAGCGAGAGATGTTCATAAAGTACAACTCACCACTGCCCGAAAGTATGCTCTTTATCATGGCGCTCGGTATTTGTTGCACTTAGATGAAAATAGAAGACAACCAAAGCTGGATGAATTGGCGAAGAAGTATGTGCTAGACTTGGAGCTTTTGTTTGCAAGAGTCTGTGTAAACAATTCGAAGGCAACGGAAGACCTCTTCTGGCTTCATGATGAAGGCATTTCGTCTCTATTGTCTGAGGACAGTCGTAGTATCCTCAGGACTCTGATGTTTCTTTTGAGGAAGTACCACCGTAGATTAATCAGTCATCCTGGTGTATTTTTGCAAGCTGCGCTAAATGAAGGGGGAACAAATCTGTCCTGTGTTGCTGCGAACCTTCTTCGGATCAAGTATCCTGAAATTTCATGTATGGAGTATGTCCTCAAGAACACGCAGGCGAAATTCGTTTTAGCCAGATTCTTTTGTTCGAGTCGGGTTGTTTGTTTGGATGTCTCAAGGCGCTTGGATTACATGGCGTGTGAATGTGTAGACGGAACGCTTCAGCTGTGGTCACTTGCGACTGGCAAGTTAGAATGGACACGCCCTGTCAAGGTATCGAAACGTCGCAATGGAGCTTTACCATTGCGATCCACACCCTCACGTTCATTGTACCGCTCAGTAGTGTTTCACCCTACTGAGAACCTTGTTTTGCCAGGAATCTTAAGCCATGGATACGCCACTGATGGAGAGCTCAAACCACTTTTTCCTCAAAGTGATTGCATTTTCACGGTATGTTCAATTTCTGGAGACATGACTAAAATGCTAACTGATTTTCCACACAATGAGAAATGCCTTGTCTTGTGGAGTCTGACGGATGGATCAGAGATCGCACGTTTCTTCACAGATGAAGCAGTTGAATCTTTTGCTTGGTCCCCAAATGGGAGGCTAATTGCAGTTTCCTTCCGTTCAAGATTAATTTCTTTGATTGATGCAACAAATGGCTTTCGGACACTAGTACAAAAGGAGGTCCCAAGAATGCTTGGACCGATTAAATTTTCCTCTGACCAAAAAgctctttttgtttccttgtggGTTGCCAAGGGGACTGACTCTTGCCGTTTCAATATCAATATGGTGGATAACCATAGCTTTTCTTTAGATCTTTCTCCAGATGATGTTGGTGGTGCTGAATCACATTGTGACTGTGGTTTTCTCTCAGGCGATGTGATTCCTGCGTCAGGGTcgtatttgtattttaattttcttatttttaattttcgccTGAACAAAGAAACTATTCTGAGGTTTTCTCCTGGAATGATTACCATTGAAATGTTGAATGCGCATGCAGAAGCCATCAAACCTGCCGTCCTTGATAGTGTCCAAGACCTG ATAATGCATGCTATATCGGAGTTTGGGACACGTCAAGAGGGATCTTCATAA
- the LOC141877798 gene encoding uncharacterized protein LOC141877798, producing the protein MAKKGLSPMNLSGSALQVAEKWRKWKRAFEYYAEGEGIDNARKKTSQLLHFAGMEVQDIFEDLQDPGPIPESGDNAFKIAIRKLDSYFRVEENLPYERPVFRQLAPKEEETADQLMVRLRKQARHCDFGTSLNDNLRDQLIEKLTDFELKRKLLEQRNIKLEEALDKARAWEAAGRQASNMTTSPPLADGNSINVVKERQRMTNDERRKCYNCGREGHLARDRNCPARGKKCAKCGSYGHFALCCRGERDSDVIRGRASKQQRNSGGRPRYVANFVGNQEASESDEDCAFAFMVSETEEDICHTVICDEPVIEICVDGSSTKALIDSGSVSNLMGMSKYEELKTQGALTIYTENPEILVGK; encoded by the coding sequence ATGGCCAAAAAGGGTTTATCGCCTATGAATTTGTCGGGATCTGCTTTGCAAGTGGCTGAGAAGTGGCGGAAATGGAAGCGTGCCTTCGAATACTATGCCGAAGGCGAAGGCATCGACAATGCTCGCAAGAAGACTTCCCAGCTCCTACATTTTGCCGGGATGGAGGTCCAAGACATCTTTGAAGATTTGCAAGATCCTGGTCCCATCCCCGAGTCAGGTGacaatgcttttaaaattgcGATTCGTAAACTAGATTCATACTTTCGCGTGGAGGAAAACTTACCGTACGAGCGCCCTGTTTTTCGCCAATTGGCACCGAAGGAAGAGGAGACCGCTGATCAGTTGATGGTTCGCTTGAGAAAACAGGCGCGACATTGCGATTTTGGGACGAGTTTAAACGATAATTTAAGGGATCAATTGATAGAGAAGTTAACGGATTTTGAGCTCAAGAGAAAGCTGTTGGAGCAGAGGAATATCAAACTGGAAGAGGCGTTGGATAAAGCCCGTGCATGGGAAGCGGCCGGTCGACAGGCATCAAACATGACAACAAGCCCTCCGCTGGCCGACGGGAATAGTATCAATGTGGTTAAGGAGCGGCAGCGAATGACGAATGACGAGAGGAGAAAGTGCTACAATTGTGGAAGAGAGGGTCATCTGGCCAGAGATAGGAACTGTCCTGCGAGAGGAAAGAAGTGTGCAAAGTGTGGAAGCTATGGACATTTTGCTTTGTGTTGTCGTGGTGAGAGGGACAGTGATGTGATTAGGGGGAGAGCGAGCAAGCAACAAAGGAATTCTGGTGGACGACCACGTTACGTAGCTAATTTTGTGGGGAATCAAGAGGCATCGGAGAGTGATGAGGATTGTGCCTTTGCATTTATGGTGTCTGAGACGGAAGAAGATATATGCCATACAGTTATTTGTGATGAGCCCGTGATTGAGATCTGTGTTGATGGCAGTAGTACAAAGGCGCTTATTGATTCTGGTTCTGTAAGTAACCTCATGGGGATGAGTAAGTACGAAGAGCTCAAAACACAaggggcgcttaccatttacacggaAAACCCGGAAATTctggttggaaaatga